One region of Gammaproteobacteria bacterium genomic DNA includes:
- a CDS encoding LysR family transcriptional regulator, hydrogen peroxide-inducible genes activator — MTLTELRYIVALARERHFGRAASACFVSQPTLSIAVKKLEDELGVILFERAKYEITITPVGERIVERARQVLDEMEGIKQIARQARDPCDGPLRIGAIYTIGPYLFPRLVPILRQTAPRMPLIIEENYTARLRERLLQGELDVALVCLPFEEPGVVTLPLYDEPSVVMMPSGHPWVHHDAIVTDDLSSQTVLLLGAGHCFRDQVVAACPLCVGPPATEGGLQRTVEASSLETIRHMVASGLGITVLPCTATMGPGQYSAEFTVICPFVTPPQRRVALAWRVSFPRPQAIEALRQAVRACALACVTYFHGRSA; from the coding sequence ATGACTCTGACCGAACTACGTTATATCGTTGCTCTGGCGCGCGAGCGTCACTTCGGGCGGGCGGCTTCGGCCTGTTTCGTGAGTCAGCCGACGCTGAGTATCGCAGTGAAGAAGCTAGAGGACGAACTCGGCGTCATCCTTTTTGAACGCGCCAAATACGAAATCACGATCACCCCGGTAGGTGAGCGCATCGTCGAGCGGGCACGGCAAGTGCTCGACGAGATGGAGGGGATTAAGCAGATCGCGCGACAGGCGCGCGACCCATGCGACGGTCCCCTACGGATTGGTGCGATCTACACCATTGGCCCGTATTTGTTTCCACGCCTGGTGCCAATCCTCCGCCAAACGGCCCCGCGTATGCCGCTCATCATCGAGGAGAACTACACGGCAAGACTCCGCGAGCGGCTCCTGCAAGGCGAGCTGGACGTGGCGCTGGTATGTCTGCCATTCGAGGAACCAGGCGTGGTGACACTACCGCTCTATGATGAGCCGTCCGTGGTGATGATGCCGAGTGGCCACCCTTGGGTACACCACGACGCCATCGTCACTGATGACCTTTCGTCACAAACCGTGCTGTTGCTGGGGGCGGGTCACTGTTTCCGCGACCAGGTGGTAGCGGCCTGTCCGCTCTGTGTCGGACCGCCCGCTACGGAGGGCGGTCTCCAGCGAACGGTGGAGGCCAGTTCGCTGGAGACCATCCGCCATATGGTGGCCTCGGGGTTGGGCATTACCGTCTTACCATGCACGGCCACGATGGGTCCTGGGCAATACTCCGCTGAATTTACTGTGATTTGTCCCTTCGTTACCCCGCCTCAACGGCGCGTGGCGCTCGCTTGGCGCGTGAGCTTCCCGCGTCCCCAAGCCATTGAAGCCTTGCGTCAAGCGGTCCGTGCCTGCGCGCTTGCCTGTGTGACCTATTTCCACGGTCGTAGTGCCTAA
- a CDS encoding membrane hypothetical protein (Evidence 5 : Unknown function) — protein sequence MLSWTERRWPEIQEAIIGVFFVLASCIGILLLANNPHGGEHLKDLLVGQILWVSYAQLGATAILTACVLLAWFGYARRLGIAGFYVLFALAVTASVQLVGVYLVFSSLIIPALATRHIQGGLRLALAYALGVVAYALGLVLSAIKDWPSGAVIVLMMALLAMVFVVAMARVRLKKYLP from the coding sequence TTGTTGAGCTGGACTGAACGACGCTGGCCGGAGATTCAAGAAGCGATTATCGGTGTGTTCTTCGTGCTCGCTTCCTGCATCGGCATCCTGCTGCTGGCAAACAATCCGCATGGGGGCGAACATCTCAAGGATCTGCTGGTCGGGCAGATCCTGTGGGTGAGCTACGCGCAACTCGGCGCTACGGCAATATTGACTGCTTGCGTACTATTGGCCTGGTTTGGTTATGCGAGAAGGCTTGGAATTGCCGGTTTCTATGTGCTGTTTGCATTGGCCGTGACGGCTTCGGTGCAATTGGTCGGCGTGTACCTCGTCTTCTCCAGTCTCATCATCCCGGCATTGGCAACCCGCCATATCCAGGGCGGGTTACGCCTAGCGCTCGCCTATGCACTGGGCGTTGTCGCTTATGCGCTGGGACTCGTACTATCCGCGATTAAGGATTGGCCTTCCGGCGCGGTCATCGTACTCATGATGGCATTGTTGGCAATGGTATTTGTCGTTGCAATGGCGCGCGTTAGATTGAAAAAATATTTGCCATGA
- a CDS encoding hypothetical protein (Evidence 5 : Unknown function), with the protein MNLSSFDISILGPAFVAGILVLATHVPLGIQVLNRGIVFIDLAIAQIAGIGVIAADVLGWEAQG; encoded by the coding sequence ATGAATCTTTCCTCATTTGACATCAGCATCCTTGGCCCGGCCTTCGTGGCCGGGATCCTCGTACTTGCCACCCACGTACCGCTGGGCATCCAGGTGCTCAATCGCGGCATCGTGTTTATTGACCTTGCCATCGCGCAGATTGCCGGTATCGGGGTGATTGCCGCTGATGTACTGGGCTGGGAAGCGCAGGGCTAG
- a CDS encoding Periplasmic solute-binding protein gives MNHIHKRSLYLAALFLALFAQASLAALKIVACEPEWGALAQELAGDQASIYTTTNALQDPHHVQARPSLIASVRNANLLACTGSELEIGWMPVLLRQSGNPEIQPGKPGYFEAADYVRKLEVPSKLDRADGDVHPGGNPHIQTDPHNIALVADALAGRLAEIDPAHTATYQARHEDFMARWKTAMQRWEKEAEPLRGVPIVAHHKAYIYLETWLGLKEVGTLEPKPGVEPSSGHLSELLDQLQRQPAKMIVRSAYNDARGSEWLSERAKIPMVVVPFTVGGSDRATDLFGLFDDTIAQLLNGLQ, from the coding sequence ATGAATCACATCCACAAGAGGTCGCTTTACCTTGCCGCATTGTTCCTGGCGCTGTTTGCGCAGGCCAGCCTTGCCGCCCTCAAGATAGTCGCCTGCGAGCCAGAATGGGGCGCATTGGCGCAAGAACTCGCCGGCGACCAGGCCAGCATCTACACGACTACGAATGCCCTCCAAGACCCTCACCACGTGCAGGCACGCCCCAGTCTCATTGCCTCGGTGCGCAATGCGAATTTGCTGGCCTGCACCGGTTCGGAATTAGAGATTGGCTGGATGCCAGTTCTACTGCGTCAGTCTGGCAATCCCGAAATCCAACCGGGCAAGCCGGGCTATTTCGAGGCGGCAGATTATGTGCGCAAGCTCGAAGTACCGAGTAAGTTGGATCGTGCCGATGGGGATGTCCACCCCGGTGGGAATCCACATATCCAAACCGATCCGCACAATATTGCCTTGGTTGCGGACGCGCTGGCCGGGCGTTTGGCCGAAATCGATCCGGCCCATACAGCGACCTACCAGGCACGCCATGAGGATTTCATGGCGCGCTGGAAGACGGCCATGCAGCGTTGGGAAAAGGAAGCGGAGCCATTGCGGGGCGTGCCCATCGTCGCGCATCACAAGGCTTACATCTATCTGGAAACCTGGTTGGGTCTCAAGGAAGTCGGAACGTTGGAACCCAAACCCGGCGTCGAACCCAGCAGCGGTCACCTGAGCGAATTGCTGGACCAGCTCCAGCGCCAGCCGGCGAAAATGATCGTGCGTTCCGCCTACAACGATGCGCGCGGATCGGAATGGCTATCTGAACGCGCAAAGATTCCGATGGTGGTCGTACCGTTTACGGTAGGCGGTTCGGATCGCGCCACGGATCTTTTCGGTTTGTTCGACGACACTATCGCGCAATTGTTGAATGGGCTCCAATGA
- a CDS encoding Carbohydrate porin, giving the protein MNRQSLIALAMTFASPALTHAADNGDLQQIRKEIEQLRHSYESHIQELEVRLKKAELAAASAQTTAVEAKEKVVQTTSAPLAPSATPKAGSNAFNPDVSLVLSGIYSNLSKDPKGYRIANFIPGGDIGPGKRGFSLSESELGISANIDPWFYGGLNFSIHPDDSVSAEEAFIQTTALPYGMKVKAGRFFSGIGYLNEQHSHTWDFVDAPLAYQAFLGSQFNQDGVQFKWLAPTDTFLELGAELGSGASFPGSERNSNGAGAVAVMAHTGGDIGFSNSWRAGVSWLRTNPQDRRNDDSNLAGNTVTNSFTGSSHLWLADFVWKWAPNGNAERTNFKLQGEYFHRREDGSLIYDVNSTASPGNYLATQSGWYLQGVYQFMPTWRVGLRYDQLDSGHVDFGANSSQLATTKFDPNKASLMFDWTPSEFSRIRLQFANDKSSDGAADRQIFLQYQMSLGAHGAHIF; this is encoded by the coding sequence ATGAACAGGCAATCACTGATTGCGCTGGCGATGACGTTCGCCTCGCCTGCGCTGACTCATGCCGCCGATAACGGCGACCTGCAACAGATCCGCAAAGAAATCGAACAGCTCCGCCACAGCTACGAATCGCATATCCAGGAACTGGAAGTGCGACTCAAGAAAGCGGAATTGGCGGCAGCGTCTGCACAGACCACCGCTGTCGAGGCGAAGGAGAAAGTCGTGCAGACCACCTCCGCGCCACTTGCCCCGTCCGCTACGCCCAAAGCAGGTTCCAATGCGTTTAATCCCGACGTGTCACTCGTCTTGTCCGGTATTTACTCCAATCTCTCAAAAGATCCGAAGGGCTACCGCATCGCCAACTTTATTCCCGGTGGCGACATCGGTCCGGGCAAGCGTGGTTTTAGCCTCTCGGAATCGGAATTGGGGATCTCGGCAAATATCGATCCCTGGTTTTACGGTGGCTTGAATTTCTCGATCCACCCGGACGATTCCGTATCCGCCGAGGAAGCCTTCATCCAAACCACTGCCTTGCCGTATGGGATGAAGGTCAAGGCGGGGCGTTTCTTCTCGGGGATTGGTTACCTCAACGAGCAGCATTCCCATACTTGGGATTTTGTGGATGCACCGCTGGCGTATCAGGCGTTCCTCGGCTCGCAGTTCAACCAGGATGGTGTGCAATTCAAGTGGCTGGCACCGACCGATACTTTCCTCGAACTGGGGGCGGAACTCGGCAGCGGCGCGAGCTTCCCGGGATCAGAGCGCAATAGCAACGGCGCTGGGGCGGTCGCGGTGATGGCACACACCGGCGGAGATATTGGCTTCAGCAACAGTTGGCGCGCGGGGGTATCGTGGTTGCGGACCAACCCGCAGGATCGGCGCAATGATGACAGCAACCTTGCGGGAAATACGGTGACAAATTCCTTCACGGGCAGCAGCCATCTCTGGCTTGCTGATTTCGTTTGGAAGTGGGCACCGAACGGCAATGCCGAGCGTACTAACTTCAAACTGCAAGGCGAGTATTTCCATCGCAGGGAAGATGGCTCGTTGATTTACGATGTCAATAGCACGGCATCCCCTGGTAACTATCTGGCAACCCAGTCGGGTTGGTATTTACAAGGTGTTTACCAATTCATGCCGACCTGGCGAGTTGGTTTACGTTACGACCAATTAGATAGCGGCCATGTCGATTTTGGAGCCAACAGCAGTCAGCTTGCGACCACCAAATTCGATCCGAACAAGGCGAGCTTGATGTTCGACTGGACCCCCAGCGAATTCAGCCGGATACGCTTGCAGTTTGCGAACGATAAATCAAGCGATGGCGCCGCCGACCGGCAGATCTTCCTGCAATACCAAATGAGCCTTGGCGCGCATGGCGCTCACATTTTCTGA